A window of the Chloroflexus sp. Y-396-1 genome harbors these coding sequences:
- a CDS encoding serine hydrolase: MNFRPRLFAIALVCMAILAGCTSASRSQLPYEPVLAAEATPVPVTPSPTPIPVYAPGTEVANVPIGGLTATEAEAVLAAALTANVVPLKLVAGGYTYTIDPATLKLRPDLTTLLAEAEPALGSNTPVDVPLQLTFDEDALREQMRAFAAKTAIPPQVTVISSTEVLSRSFAYLPGRAIDLDRSVEIVSGLLRRGRNTTPIALTLWPTNEQPRISTAQLAEQLEQMAEVWDGVAGIYLYDLATGTEVAVNARTVFPGASTIKTAIMLYGYTKLETFTEEQRQRMRLMIVESDNLAANDILAAGAGGVGTDIAFRGAVEMSDMLADLGLEHTYLYIPFESVDYIKLYNIKYRCGPKDPVGEPPYTETGCALRATPYAMGQLYRMIDECARGKGVLLEKFALLRPDRCQEMLDLLAENADRTRMVAGIPEGIRVEHKSGWIEHTQADAGIVRSPGGDYVLAVYVYKPLGDNLAWPDSLLGGAIADFSRLVYTAYNPILLQPVARGETP, translated from the coding sequence ATGAATTTCCGGCCACGTTTGTTTGCCATTGCCCTGGTCTGCATGGCGATCCTTGCCGGGTGTACATCTGCATCCCGTTCGCAGTTACCGTATGAACCGGTGCTTGCAGCAGAAGCAACCCCGGTTCCAGTTACTCCATCGCCAACACCAATACCGGTTTACGCGCCTGGAACCGAGGTCGCCAATGTGCCAATTGGAGGGCTGACCGCTACCGAAGCAGAAGCGGTCTTAGCTGCTGCTCTGACAGCAAACGTTGTTCCGCTAAAACTAGTTGCCGGTGGATATACATACACCATCGATCCGGCCACACTTAAACTCCGCCCCGATCTGACAACGTTGCTTGCTGAAGCGGAGCCGGCGCTGGGCAGTAACACGCCGGTCGACGTTCCACTTCAGCTCACCTTCGATGAGGATGCCCTCCGCGAGCAGATGCGTGCCTTTGCCGCTAAGACGGCTATTCCGCCCCAGGTAACGGTTATCTCTTCAACAGAGGTGCTCTCTCGCAGCTTCGCCTATCTACCCGGACGGGCAATTGATCTCGACCGTTCGGTCGAAATTGTGAGCGGTTTACTCCGTCGTGGTCGGAATACCACTCCAATTGCGCTCACACTCTGGCCAACCAACGAGCAACCCCGTATTTCGACTGCTCAGCTTGCTGAACAGCTTGAGCAAATGGCCGAGGTATGGGATGGTGTCGCCGGAATCTATCTCTATGATCTGGCGACCGGCACAGAGGTGGCTGTCAATGCCCGCACGGTGTTTCCGGGAGCAAGCACGATCAAAACTGCGATTATGCTCTATGGCTACACAAAGCTAGAAACGTTTACCGAAGAGCAGCGGCAAAGGATGCGTCTCATGATTGTCGAGAGCGATAATCTGGCAGCTAACGATATCTTAGCCGCAGGTGCTGGTGGTGTTGGTACCGACATCGCATTTCGCGGTGCGGTTGAGATGAGTGATATGCTGGCCGATCTCGGTCTGGAACACACCTACCTTTACATTCCCTTCGAATCGGTTGATTATATTAAACTCTACAACATTAAATACCGTTGCGGGCCAAAAGACCCAGTTGGCGAACCACCATACACCGAGACCGGCTGTGCACTGCGGGCAACTCCTTATGCGATGGGGCAGCTCTATCGTATGATTGACGAGTGTGCCCGTGGTAAAGGTGTTTTGTTAGAAAAATTCGCTCTACTTCGTCCCGATCGTTGCCAGGAGATGCTTGATCTGCTGGCTGAAAATGCTGATCGGACCCGTATGGTTGCCGGCATTCCAGAGGGAATACGGGTTGAGCATAAATCGGGCTGGATCGAGCATACGCAGGCCGATGCCGGCATCGTTCGCTCGCCAGGTGGCGATTATGTATTGGCTGTGTACGTCTATAAACCGCTTGGCGATAACCTGGCCTGGCCAGATTCGCTCCTTGGCGGCGCCATTGCTGATTTTAGCCGTCTCGTGTACACTGCCTACAACCCGATTCTTCTTCAGCCAGTTGCGCGAGGAGAGACGCCATGA
- a CDS encoding VWA domain-containing protein, producing MLSVIEPAALWLFVLAIPLIGTLWLNRAELLRRLGWLRLWLLVVIRLLMLAALVLAMAGLQLGRPVQATATVFLLDVSDSVAPSQRLAALDYIKQAVATADPDDRMAVVVFGARAQVERVAEPPRPLDRIDGLVAGSRTNIEDAIQLALAILPDAMHQRLVLLSDGGENVGQALNAARLAAARGVSLDVVPLVSDRGPDALIAALNAPSSASVDQLIPLTVQIESEISGSATVQLLVDGQLRIEQPVTLTTGLNQFSLTVPAGERGFRRFEAYLMAPFDTQAANNRAVAFTFVSGPPRVLVLAVAVEQVAALVNAWRASGFDVTVQEPIQAPVRPLDLRVFDVVALVDTPASAVPTTLQRALTTYVRDLGGGLLMIGGPQSFGAGGWRRSPLEPLLPVSLDPPVPEERFDLALVLVIDRSGSMNELVDGSRTQLDLAREAAFQASRGLTQRDLLAIIAFDSLADILLPLQPLTNLFTIEDALSRLTAGGGTNIRSGIAMAAETITTANARIKHVILLTDGVSETEYADLVSDLYAQGVTVSTVAIGRNTDPALERVARIGGGKYYAVQQVTELPQIFLEETVRVANRDVIEEPFVPTLALPTPWLRDVGALPPLQGRNVVANRATGRMVLAAPDGSPLLATAQMGLGRVLAWASDLTGRWAIDWVLWDGFPRFTANLVTEVLPMSNSDRLSLTATVIADQVEIELTARDAGGLPIELNDIHSWMSGLTLERDLVFTQIAPGRYRTVTTIDQVGAYLIQVYATDQADQPLGNASIGVTVNYSPEYGRMAANLGLLEELAAFTGGQVNPPPTTIFTPTERTVYEVWSVTIPLLWLALALLPIDVALRRLFVPFPDWQAKMLPYTRRKVSGSTETPASLPDKPPAPPLSEEERIAALLTAKRRQHREE from the coding sequence GTGTTGAGTGTGATTGAGCCGGCAGCTTTGTGGTTATTTGTCCTTGCTATTCCCCTCATTGGTACACTATGGTTGAATCGAGCTGAGCTTCTTCGTCGGCTGGGTTGGCTTCGGCTGTGGTTGCTTGTGGTGATACGGTTGCTGATGCTGGCGGCGCTGGTGTTAGCAATGGCAGGTCTCCAACTTGGCCGACCAGTGCAGGCAACGGCGACCGTTTTTCTCCTCGATGTTAGCGATTCGGTGGCACCGAGTCAGCGCCTCGCAGCGCTCGATTATATCAAACAGGCCGTGGCTACAGCCGATCCAGACGATCGCATGGCGGTTGTCGTCTTTGGAGCGCGTGCCCAGGTTGAACGAGTAGCCGAACCGCCACGTCCACTTGATCGGATCGATGGGCTGGTCGCCGGCTCCCGCACCAACATCGAAGATGCCATCCAGTTGGCGCTGGCGATCTTACCCGACGCTATGCACCAACGTCTGGTACTGCTCTCGGATGGAGGTGAGAATGTAGGGCAAGCGCTGAACGCTGCTCGCCTGGCAGCGGCGCGAGGAGTATCGCTTGACGTTGTACCTCTGGTATCAGATCGCGGTCCTGACGCACTGATTGCAGCACTGAACGCTCCATCCAGTGCGAGTGTTGATCAGCTCATCCCCCTGACCGTTCAGATCGAGAGCGAGATAAGCGGCTCGGCAACGGTGCAATTACTCGTTGATGGTCAGTTACGCATTGAACAACCGGTTACATTAACGACCGGTCTCAACCAGTTTTCGTTGACGGTACCGGCCGGTGAGCGAGGTTTTCGACGATTTGAAGCGTATCTGATGGCCCCTTTCGATACCCAGGCGGCCAATAATCGGGCTGTGGCGTTCACCTTTGTTTCTGGTCCACCGCGTGTTCTTGTGTTAGCCGTTGCCGTCGAACAGGTGGCAGCCCTGGTTAACGCCTGGCGGGCGAGTGGGTTCGATGTAACCGTACAGGAACCAATCCAGGCTCCCGTCCGTCCACTCGATTTACGTGTATTCGACGTGGTGGCACTTGTTGATACGCCCGCCAGTGCTGTGCCAACGACACTTCAGCGCGCCCTAACCACATACGTGCGTGATCTTGGTGGGGGTCTGTTGATGATCGGTGGGCCGCAGTCGTTTGGGGCCGGTGGCTGGCGACGATCACCACTTGAACCACTGCTTCCCGTCTCGCTTGATCCACCGGTGCCCGAAGAGCGCTTTGATCTGGCATTGGTATTGGTGATCGACCGCAGTGGGAGTATGAATGAGTTGGTCGATGGCTCCCGCACACAGCTTGATCTGGCCCGTGAGGCAGCATTTCAGGCCAGTCGAGGTCTGACTCAACGCGATCTACTTGCCATCATCGCATTCGATAGCTTGGCCGATATCCTGCTCCCATTGCAGCCACTTACCAATCTGTTTACGATTGAAGATGCGCTGAGTCGGCTAACGGCTGGAGGAGGTACGAACATTCGGAGTGGTATCGCAATGGCCGCTGAGACCATCACAACGGCTAACGCCAGGATCAAGCATGTGATCCTCTTAACCGATGGCGTATCTGAAACCGAATATGCCGATCTGGTTTCCGATCTCTATGCGCAGGGCGTAACCGTTAGCACCGTAGCGATTGGGCGTAACACTGATCCGGCGCTCGAACGAGTTGCTCGTATTGGTGGCGGAAAGTACTATGCTGTTCAGCAGGTGACTGAACTGCCACAGATTTTTCTGGAAGAAACGGTACGTGTTGCCAATCGTGATGTGATAGAAGAGCCATTCGTGCCGACTCTAGCCCTACCCACACCCTGGCTCCGTGATGTTGGCGCATTGCCGCCTCTGCAAGGGCGGAATGTTGTTGCCAACCGAGCGACTGGGCGCATGGTGCTTGCAGCGCCTGATGGCTCGCCATTGTTGGCAACGGCCCAAATGGGATTAGGGCGCGTGCTAGCCTGGGCAAGTGATCTAACCGGTCGTTGGGCTATTGATTGGGTGTTATGGGATGGGTTTCCACGCTTTACTGCCAATCTGGTCACAGAAGTGCTGCCAATGAGCAACAGTGATCGCCTATCGCTGACGGCTACAGTTATTGCCGATCAGGTTGAGATTGAGCTGACAGCACGTGATGCGGGCGGCTTACCAATCGAGCTGAACGACATTCACAGTTGGATGAGTGGCCTGACGCTTGAACGTGATCTGGTATTTACTCAGATTGCCCCCGGACGCTACCGGACTGTCACAACAATTGATCAAGTCGGTGCTTACCTGATACAGGTGTATGCTACCGATCAGGCAGATCAACCGCTTGGCAACGCCAGTATCGGTGTGACAGTCAACTATTCACCGGAATATGGACGAATGGCCGCTAATCTAGGACTGTTGGAAGAATTGGCTGCCTTCACCGGTGGGCAAGTTAATCCGCCACCTACCACAATCTTTACACCGACAGAACGCACCGTATACGAGGTGTGGTCCGTTACGATCCCGTTACTCTGGTTGGCATTGGCACTGTTGCCAATCGATGTTGCCCTCCGGCGGCTCTTCGTTCCGTTCCCTGATTGGCAAGCGAAGATGCTGCCCTACACCCGGCGTAAGGTGTCAGGATCAACAGAAACACCGGCATCGTTACCAGATAAGCCGCCTGCACCACCACTAAGTGAAGAAGAGCGTATTGCAGCCTTATTAACAGCAAAACGTCGGCAACATCGGGAAGAGTGA
- a CDS encoding ATP-dependent Clp protease adaptor ClpS — protein MSTEQPAVVVRPTVSFTVASDEELERPYRVIVQNDDVTPMDFVVMVLQVFFELDYRRAEQVMLTAHYEGRALVTVLPFQEAQERVYQAHHAAREAGYPLTFYLEPDE, from the coding sequence ATGTCAACTGAACAACCCGCAGTCGTCGTGCGGCCTACCGTCTCATTCACGGTTGCCAGTGATGAAGAACTCGAACGTCCATATCGCGTCATCGTGCAAAATGACGACGTAACGCCAATGGACTTTGTCGTCATGGTCTTGCAAGTATTTTTTGAGCTTGATTATAGACGGGCCGAACAAGTCATGCTGACAGCTCATTATGAAGGGCGTGCTCTAGTAACGGTATTGCCCTTTCAGGAAGCCCAGGAACGAGTCTATCAGGCTCATCACGCTGCCCGTGAGGCTGGGTATCCGTTGACATTTTATCTTGAGCCTGACGAGTAA
- a CDS encoding flagellar export protein FliJ: protein MTSLPIKRIVLYKHGVGYFERRGTLSGDVLTLSFPLSAMDDVLKSLVVIDRSGQVRNIDFATPEDRTSLLTRGSIHLSDQRSLLDLLRDLRGRTIRLTLTGKQGETVIGQVVGVDVEDERPLRQALVSLYLSEERAVRPIVLKEIVRIELVDDKAHDDLTFFLRAAQNDERNRTATVHLTPGEHDLLIGYVAPAPAWRVSYRLLFEESADGASRCFLQGWGLFDNQLEEDLIDVEVTLVAGQPVSFRYRLYEPQTPDRPFLQDRPRPQPKLATRMRAMVADMAEPEHFTDDVGLLAAASPSPAVTIDTLTESVRSVAIGEDQGALFAYRVTQPVSVGRGQSAMAPIVGTQLSAQRELVYNRRRLERHPLAALRVVNETGLTLEQGPTTVLINGEYAGESVLPFTRIGAQFVIFHAVELGVTVTEATHQTRYLSGIRLHESDLLLDEYLLIFQEYTIISSLVTPCTVMIEHQRTEQTELIDTPSPLREDGQLACWAVRVPANGQMIFTVCERRLLSRRQTISSLTGEQLQNFLRDKVLDDRTFQRLKGVINLFHQIEAARQTMKQHEAEQKRIVERQQQLRQKIEPLRNDGEEGMLRQRYIASLAQLEDQLERLDTAIAEQQAVIQKLTAQVERRLRRLHE, encoded by the coding sequence ATGACTAGCCTGCCCATCAAGCGAATAGTGCTCTACAAGCATGGTGTGGGTTATTTCGAGCGTCGTGGGACGTTGAGTGGTGACGTTTTGACGCTCAGCTTCCCACTGAGCGCAATGGATGACGTGCTTAAGAGCCTGGTGGTCATTGATCGCAGTGGGCAGGTGCGCAATATCGACTTCGCTACACCCGAAGATCGCACTTCATTGTTGACCCGTGGAAGTATTCACCTCTCAGACCAGCGCAGTCTCCTCGATTTATTACGCGATCTGCGCGGACGTACCATCCGTCTGACGTTGACCGGTAAACAGGGTGAGACGGTGATTGGGCAGGTTGTTGGTGTTGACGTAGAAGATGAACGGCCACTACGACAGGCACTGGTGAGTCTCTATCTAAGTGAAGAGCGTGCTGTTCGTCCGATTGTACTTAAAGAGATTGTGCGCATTGAGCTAGTAGACGATAAGGCGCATGACGATCTCACCTTCTTTTTGCGCGCAGCTCAAAACGATGAACGTAATCGCACGGCTACCGTTCACCTTACACCCGGCGAGCACGATCTGCTGATTGGGTATGTTGCACCTGCTCCGGCATGGCGGGTAAGTTATCGCCTACTTTTCGAGGAGAGTGCCGATGGTGCGTCACGTTGTTTCTTACAGGGATGGGGATTGTTCGATAATCAGTTGGAAGAAGATTTGATCGATGTTGAAGTAACGCTCGTTGCCGGGCAACCGGTCTCGTTTCGTTACCGCTTGTACGAACCGCAAACCCCTGACCGCCCCTTCCTTCAAGATCGACCACGCCCACAACCGAAGCTGGCAACCCGCATGCGTGCTATGGTCGCAGACATGGCCGAGCCAGAACATTTCACGGACGACGTAGGACTACTTGCAGCAGCATCGCCATCACCGGCAGTTACCATAGATACTTTGACAGAAAGTGTGCGCTCAGTGGCCATTGGTGAGGACCAGGGAGCGCTCTTTGCGTACCGGGTCACGCAGCCGGTAAGCGTTGGTCGTGGGCAGTCGGCGATGGCGCCGATTGTAGGTACCCAGCTTTCTGCTCAGCGAGAACTAGTCTACAACCGTCGGCGCTTGGAACGTCACCCCCTGGCTGCACTCCGCGTCGTTAACGAGACGGGGCTTACCCTTGAACAAGGGCCAACAACAGTGTTGATCAATGGCGAGTACGCCGGCGAGTCGGTGCTGCCATTCACCCGTATTGGCGCGCAGTTTGTCATCTTTCACGCTGTTGAGTTAGGAGTGACGGTCACTGAAGCGACCCACCAGACCCGTTATCTGAGCGGGATTCGGCTTCACGAAAGCGATCTGCTCCTTGACGAGTATCTCCTCATCTTTCAAGAATATACCATTATCAGCTCACTGGTAACCCCCTGTACGGTCATGATAGAGCATCAGCGCACCGAGCAGACGGAACTGATCGATACACCATCACCCCTCCGCGAAGATGGTCAACTGGCTTGTTGGGCTGTACGTGTACCCGCTAACGGACAGATGATCTTCACAGTTTGCGAGCGACGCCTACTCTCGCGTCGCCAGACCATCAGTAGTCTTACCGGCGAGCAGTTACAGAACTTTCTACGTGATAAAGTCCTCGATGACCGGACGTTCCAGCGGCTGAAGGGTGTGATCAATCTGTTTCACCAGATTGAAGCAGCCCGGCAGACGATGAAGCAACACGAAGCTGAGCAAAAGCGGATTGTTGAGCGTCAACAACAATTACGACAAAAGATCGAACCGCTCCGCAACGACGGCGAAGAAGGGATGTTGCGTCAACGCTACATCGCGTCACTGGCACAACTTGAGGATCAGCTTGAGCGGCTCGACACTGCTATTGCTGAACAACAAGCAGTCATTCAGAAACTTACCGCACAAGTCGAACGTCGTCTGCGGCGTCTCCACGAATGA
- a CDS encoding RtcB family protein, with amino-acid sequence MKAAQLLADYVDHPAFREMCRAAKQMLKEGVEPQVVRQQIAARYGQPPVELRLRDQPQPLKIIGEHLVEPGAIDQIKTALRLPPAIRGALMPDAHQGYALPVGGVIAYDRAVAPYQVGVDIGCRMHLSIFAGITPDDARRDRQHLLDTITKVTVFGIGSPKKPVADHPVLADSRWRATKLLRTLHEVAKLQIGTSGGGNHFAEIVIGEWLDTHQPFVGLLTHSGSRGVGAQIARHYAEIADRETAAIARGIPKTYGWLSTETEAGQEYLHAMRLAGDFARANHEVIHARFAKALGLTVERVIENHHNFAWEQPDGTVIHRKGATPAEAGVLGIIPGSMATASYIVEGLGDKASLSSAAHGAGRRFSRSEARRTITPAMAAAVVREAGVLVRGLAVDESPLAYKDIETVMQVQIAAGLIRPVAKMRPLVVVMSGTEGED; translated from the coding sequence ATGAAAGCAGCCCAACTATTAGCCGATTATGTAGACCATCCGGCATTTCGCGAGATGTGTCGGGCTGCCAAACAGATGTTAAAAGAGGGGGTTGAACCCCAGGTTGTACGGCAGCAGATCGCCGCACGCTACGGTCAACCACCGGTCGAGCTGCGACTCCGCGATCAGCCACAGCCGCTCAAGATTATCGGCGAGCATCTCGTGGAACCAGGGGCCATTGACCAGATCAAAACTGCTTTGCGCTTACCACCGGCAATCCGCGGTGCCTTGATGCCTGATGCCCATCAAGGCTACGCCCTGCCAGTTGGTGGAGTCATCGCCTATGATCGCGCAGTCGCTCCGTATCAGGTGGGTGTGGATATTGGCTGCCGGATGCATCTCTCGATCTTTGCCGGAATAACTCCCGACGATGCTCGTCGTGACCGTCAACACCTGCTCGATACGATCACGAAGGTGACGGTCTTTGGCATCGGATCGCCGAAAAAACCGGTTGCCGATCATCCGGTGCTTGCCGACTCGCGCTGGCGGGCAACGAAACTGTTACGCACCCTGCACGAGGTAGCGAAACTCCAGATCGGGACTTCTGGTGGCGGCAACCACTTCGCCGAAATCGTGATCGGTGAATGGCTTGATACGCACCAACCATTTGTTGGTCTGCTCACCCATAGCGGGAGCCGCGGTGTTGGCGCCCAGATTGCCCGCCACTACGCTGAAATAGCCGACCGTGAGACAGCAGCGATTGCGCGCGGCATCCCGAAAACGTATGGCTGGCTAAGTACCGAAACCGAAGCCGGTCAAGAATATCTGCATGCTATGCGCCTCGCCGGTGACTTCGCCCGCGCCAACCACGAGGTGATCCATGCCCGCTTCGCGAAGGCATTGGGCCTGACCGTCGAGCGCGTCATCGAGAATCATCATAACTTTGCCTGGGAACAACCTGACGGGACGGTGATCCATCGCAAAGGAGCAACGCCAGCAGAAGCTGGTGTCCTGGGAATTATTCCCGGCTCAATGGCGACTGCCAGCTATATCGTCGAAGGGTTAGGTGATAAGGCATCGCTGTCGAGTGCTGCCCACGGCGCCGGTCGTCGATTTAGCCGCTCAGAGGCACGTCGCACCATCACTCCGGCAATGGCAGCCGCTGTCGTTCGTGAGGCGGGGGTCCTCGTGCGCGGTCTGGCCGTTGACGAATCGCCGCTGGCATACAAAGACATCGAGACGGTGATGCAGGTCCAAATCGCAGCCGGCCTTATCCGTCCTGTTGCCAAAATGCGACCACTGGTGGTTGTGATGTCAGGAACAGAAGGAGAAGATTAG